One window from the genome of Gadus macrocephalus chromosome 7, ASM3116895v1 encodes:
- the LOC132460888 gene encoding four and a half LIM domains protein 1-like, which produces MADTTRCFYCREDMGGKRFVRNEGRAVCIRCHSEFCASSCVACRKPIAVDSKELSHKGRSWHESCFRCASCYKPLAKEPFNTKDQRILCGKCNSTEDAPRCHGCYKAITAGTESVEYKGNSWHNECFTCYQCKRPIGSQSFLTKGSDVYCTPCHEKKFAKQCVACKQPITSAGITYKEEPWHSHCFVCSACSKTLAGTSFYPHEGKNFCLGCFKSSVAQKCAGCHNPITGLGKAVNVVKYDGCSWHDFCFTCKRCSIGLADKSFVPQGKDMLCADCANK; this is translated from the exons ATGGCAGACACCACCCGCTGCTTCTACTGTCGCGAGGACATGGGCGGTAAGCGCTTTGTGCGGAACGAGGGCCGCGCCGTGTGCATCCGCTGCCACTCAGAGTTCTGCGCCAGCAGCTGCGTCGCGTGCCGCAAACCCATCGCAGTCGACTCaaag GAGCTCAGCCACAAGGGGCGCTCCTGGCACGAGAGCTGCTTCCGCTGCGCCTCCTGCTACAAGCCGCTCGCCAAGGAGCCCTTCAACACTAAGGACCAGCGCATCCTGTGTGGGAAGTGCAACTCCACAGAGGACGCACCCCGCTGCCACGGCTGCTACAAGGCCATCACCGCCG GCACAGAGAGCGTGGAGTACAAAGGCAACTCCTGGCACAACGAGTGCTTCACCTGCTACCAGTGTAAACGCCCAATCGGATCGCAGAGTTTCCTCACCAAAGGAAGTGATGTGTACTGCACCCCGTGCCACGAAAAGAAGTTCGCTAAGCAGTGTGTCGCCTGCAAACAG cCCATCACCTCAGCAGGAATAACCTACAAGGAGGAGCCCTGGCACAGCCACTGCTTTGTGTGCAGCGCCTGCTCCAAGACTCTGGCCGGCACTAGCTTCTACCCGCACGAGGGGAAGAACTTCTGTCTGGGCTGCTTCAAGTCATCTGTGGCCCAGAAGTGTGCTGGCTGCCACAACCCCATCACAG GGTTGGGTAAGGCGGTGAATGTGGTGAAGTATGATGGCTGCTCCTGGCACGACTTCTGCTTCACCTGCAAGAGGTGCTCCATTGGCCTCGCCGACAAGTCCTTCGTGCCCCAGGGGAAGGACATGCTCTGTGCCGACTGCGCCAACAAGTGA